From Alteribacter keqinensis:
TTAAGAGGAGCTTCAAAGCTCTCCCGCTGGCGCCCAAAGGCATTTCGTTCAACCGTCATATCCATAACAGCAAGGTGCGGGTGCTCCTGTCCTTTGATTTCTGTTGCCATCAGGATTGCTCCTGCACACGTGCCGAACATAGGTTTGCCTGATCCGGCAAAGGCTTTTAACGGCTCAAAAAATCCGTACTTATCAATAAGCCGGCGCATCGTCGTGCTTTCCCCGCCCGGAAAAACAAGACCATCCAGCTCGTCCAACTGCTCTGTACGTTTAACAACAATCACGTTTACATCCGGCGCCTCAAGGGCTTTTGCATGCTCACGAACGGCCCCTTGAAGGGCTAAAATTCCAATGTTTATCATGATGCCGCTCCTTTACTTACCAGCCGCGCTCCTGCATACGGTCTTTTGCTTCAAGAGTTGAGATTTCAATCCCCTTCATCGCAGAACCAAGACCTTTTGAAAGCTCAGCAATAAGTTTGTAGTCTTCGTAATGAGTCGTTGCCTCTACAATCGCACGGGCGAACTTTTCAGGGTTGTCCGACTTAAAGATACCGGAACCAACGAATACGCCGTCTGCACCAAGCTGCATCATTAAGGCTGCATCTGCCGGAGTAGCTACCCCGCCTGCTGCAAAGTTTACAACAGGGAACTTACCTGTACGCTTGATTTCCATTAGGATATCGTAAGGTGCACCAAGGTTTTTCGCCTCTGTCATGATTTCATCTTCGCTCATACCAACCACTTGTTTAATCTGGGACTGCATCATACGCATGTGACGCACGGCTTCTACGATGTTCCCTGTACCAGGCTCACCTTTTGTACGGATCATGGACGCACCTTCTCCGATTCTGCGGGAAGCTTCTCCAAGATCTCTTGCTCCACATACGAATGGTACCGTGTAATCGCGTTTATTTAAGTGGTAAACTTCGTCAGCAGGTGTAAGTACTTCACTTTCGTCGATGTAATCTACACCCATCGCTTCAAGTACTCTTGCTTCAACAATGTGACCAATACGAGCTTTCGCCATTACAGGAATACTTACTGCATTCGTTACTTCTTCTACAATTGTAGGATCTGCCATGCGCGCAACACCGCCTGCAGCGCGGATATCTGCTGGCACACGCTCCAGTGCCATAACTGCTACAGCACCTGCTTCTTCTGCAATTTTAGCTTGTTCCGCGTTAATAACGTCCATAATGACGCCGCCTTTTTGCATTTCTGCCATCCCGCGTTTTACCCGATCTGTACCCGTTTGTTTCATTGTGAATGATCCCCTTTCGAGATTACCTAAGTTTCAAATAATTCGGATTCTGATTATCCTTATCTATTATAACGGAAAACCGGTTAAAATATCGATGGAAAAGATTTAGAAATAACTAGAAAGGTTTGCAATTCCAAGTGATTCTCCTTTTATGTAACGTAATTATTCCTGAAAGTGATGTAATTCTTCCTGTAAAAGGAACGATTCTATCTTAGAGTGATGTATTTATCCCAAAAATGAAATATTTCTTCCTGAAGCCGATAAGACTATCTAAAAGTGAAATAATTATTCCTCAAAGCGAATTAATTCATTCCAAAGGCTGTATCTTTTTTTCTGTAATCTATAGAGAGTGAAATGAGCCACAATTTATACGAGAAGAGCGTTAAAAATAATACCCGGAAGGTTTTCTTCCGGGTATGCTGTATGAGGTTTTATTATACTAGAACCAGCCGGTTACTGTATCAGCAACTGAGGTCCATACACCGGAGAAGAAGCCCGCGATGCTTCTGAACAGAAGTGAAAACCAGCCGGCTTTCTCTACCGCTTCGTCAGTTACGATGTTAACGGAAGATTGGTCATTTCCGTCGATAAATCCTGCATCATCCTCATCTGAAACAACGTGAAGTTTACCAACAACTTCTCCGGCTTCAATAGGAGCAGTCAGTTTACCGTCTTCATTCAATAATGACTCGTCCCATTCTACTTCATAGCTGTATGCGTCTTCCTGGTTGTTGCGAATCATCATAGACAATGCATCTTCAGTAGACACAGCGACTTCGCTTTCTTTTCCTTTGGCTACCTGAACTGTTTCGTCCTCTTCAATGCTCATACCGGCAGGGAAAAGTTCTGTCTGTGAGAAGTGGTTAAACCCCCACTCCATTAACCGCTGTGTTTCCTGGAAACGGTGAGCTTCAGAGTCCGCACCCATGACCACAGAAACCAGACGTTTCCCGTCTTTTTCAGCTGTTCCGGTAAATGTATATCCTGCAGAATTCGTAAATCCGGTTTTTAACCCATCAATATACTCGTAATCCAAATCGCCGTACATCGTACCCGGAATCATCCAATTCCAGTTTTGCATACGGATTTCATCTGTTGTTCCTTCTT
This genomic window contains:
- the pdxS gene encoding pyridoxal 5'-phosphate synthase lyase subunit PdxS → MKQTGTDRVKRGMAEMQKGGVIMDVINAEQAKIAEEAGAVAVMALERVPADIRAAGGVARMADPTIVEEVTNAVSIPVMAKARIGHIVEARVLEAMGVDYIDESEVLTPADEVYHLNKRDYTVPFVCGARDLGEASRRIGEGASMIRTKGEPGTGNIVEAVRHMRMMQSQIKQVVGMSEDEIMTEAKNLGAPYDILMEIKRTGKFPVVNFAAGGVATPADAALMMQLGADGVFVGSGIFKSDNPEKFARAIVEATTHYEDYKLIAELSKGLGSAMKGIEISTLEAKDRMQERGW
- the pdxT gene encoding pyridoxal 5'-phosphate synthase glutaminase subunit PdxT is translated as MINIGILALQGAVREHAKALEAPDVNVIVVKRTEQLDELDGLVFPGGESTTMRRLIDKYGFFEPLKAFAGSGKPMFGTCAGAILMATEIKGQEHPHLAVMDMTVERNAFGRQRESFEAPLKVKEIGEDVHGVFIRAPIIERVGPAVDVIAEYDGDIVAAKQGNFLACSYHPELTDDDRMHQYFASMVRKNHVPA